A window of Ferrimicrobium sp. contains these coding sequences:
- a CDS encoding ABC transporter permease, translating to MSALYLVRRLLQAIVVVIGVSVIVFVMVHSLPGGPARAILGPQATPIQVKEFIIANGYNKPLIVQYFNYLGQLLHGNLGYSYTQNAPVRTLIGQALPKTALLVALAYGLGLIVGIPLGIWQAVHRDGALDHFLTSVELTGYSMPLFWLGLLLIDALAIGVHLFPPQGPQGPTISASFSDPVALVLPVVTLMITVFGSFARFARSAALDSLAQDYIRTARAKGLTRWQVLSRHVLRNSLLPLISLVGLILPLVIAGALVVEQVFNYPGMGLLFWNSAIARDYPVVMGVALVVAVATVLGSLLADILYRFADPRVSY from the coding sequence ATGAGTGCGCTGTACCTAGTCCGAAGATTGCTGCAAGCCATTGTGGTGGTGATCGGGGTCTCGGTGATTGTCTTTGTGATGGTGCATTCCCTACCTGGTGGTCCTGCGCGTGCGATTCTCGGACCTCAGGCCACGCCGATTCAGGTGAAGGAGTTCATCATAGCTAATGGTTATAACAAACCCCTGATTGTTCAGTATTTTAATTACTTGGGGCAGCTTCTGCACGGGAATCTCGGTTACTCGTACACTCAGAATGCCCCGGTGCGAACCCTAATCGGGCAGGCACTTCCGAAAACAGCACTGTTGGTTGCTCTTGCGTATGGCCTCGGACTCATCGTTGGGATTCCTCTGGGGATTTGGCAAGCGGTGCATCGCGATGGAGCGTTGGATCACTTCCTGACGAGTGTCGAGTTGACTGGTTACTCGATGCCCTTGTTCTGGTTAGGGTTGCTGCTTATTGATGCGTTGGCGATCGGAGTGCATCTCTTTCCTCCACAGGGGCCTCAGGGGCCGACCATTAGTGCCTCCTTTTCTGATCCAGTAGCGTTGGTTCTGCCCGTCGTCACCCTCATGATTACGGTATTTGGATCCTTTGCGCGGTTTGCCCGTTCGGCGGCCCTTGATAGCCTCGCCCAGGACTACATTCGGACGGCTCGAGCGAAGGGTCTGACCCGTTGGCAGGTGCTCAGCCGGCATGTGCTGCGGAACTCATTGCTCCCATTGATCAGTTTGGTCGGGTTGATCCTGCCACTGGTGATCGCGGGCGCTTTGGTGGTGGAACAGGTGTTTAATTACCCGGGTATGGGTCTCTTGTTCTGGAATTCAGCCATTGCGAGGGATTATCCCGTGGTCATGGGTGTGGCCCTGGTGGTAGCGGTGGCGACGGTGTTGGGTTCGCTGTTGGCAGACATCTTGTACCGGTTTGCCGACCCGAGGGTGTCGTACTAG